In Spirosoma aureum, a single genomic region encodes these proteins:
- a CDS encoding monooxygenase yields MKLVFGTFLLVIYWADLRAQTPTYIADIRPILTQHCAPCHHAGGVGPFSLLTYEDVVKRGKFVAKVTQRRYMPPFPADRQFQHYSNERGLSEREINTIQAWVQGGMIRGAGGEQGIGSRAQNTSEFKARDNLKPDLVLRMKPYAIKGDGREDFRYFHVPMNLKHDIWVEGIEFVPGNRKLLHHSRLMIDSTGTMAGIDGISEDDPQLRNFQRTPLADEFLYGWVPGNDRVLFPAGSAKLIRAGSDLILNVHYSPSSKADQDQSEVRFYFAKKPAERIVQTLTLTENNITNQPFKLPANTTPTFFMNYGPLPDTIQLLSVLPHMHRLGRSVRAFAITPDGDALNLIKIDDWDYNWQLTYFFQKPLILPKGSTIIAEAHYDNSDQNPLNPNHPAKTIGYGWNSTDEMMNLVFYYIK; encoded by the coding sequence ATGAAGCTTGTATTCGGCACTTTTTTGTTGGTTATCTATTGGGCCGATCTGCGGGCGCAAACACCTACCTACATAGCCGATATTCGGCCAATTCTAACCCAACATTGCGCTCCCTGCCATCATGCTGGTGGAGTTGGACCATTTAGCCTGTTAACCTACGAGGACGTAGTTAAGCGGGGTAAGTTTGTTGCCAAAGTGACACAACGTCGCTATATGCCGCCGTTTCCTGCCGATCGCCAGTTTCAGCATTATTCAAATGAGCGGGGCCTTTCCGAGCGCGAAATCAATACGATTCAGGCATGGGTGCAGGGAGGAATGATCCGGGGAGCAGGAGGAGAACAGGGTATCGGGAGTCGGGCGCAAAATACTAGTGAATTCAAGGCTCGAGACAACCTGAAACCTGATCTTGTTTTACGAATGAAGCCCTATGCAATCAAAGGGGATGGGCGTGAAGATTTTCGCTATTTTCATGTGCCCATGAATCTGAAGCATGATATCTGGGTCGAAGGGATTGAATTTGTGCCGGGAAACCGCAAGCTGTTGCACCATAGCCGGTTGATGATCGATTCGACGGGCACGATGGCCGGGATTGACGGCATCAGCGAAGATGACCCACAACTGCGGAATTTCCAGCGGACACCCCTCGCCGATGAATTTCTCTATGGCTGGGTGCCCGGCAATGATCGGGTATTATTTCCAGCAGGTTCAGCCAAATTGATTCGGGCGGGGAGCGATCTAATCCTAAATGTTCATTATTCGCCCTCCTCAAAAGCCGATCAGGATCAGTCGGAAGTTCGTTTCTATTTTGCTAAAAAACCGGCTGAGCGCATTGTCCAGACGCTGACATTAACCGAAAATAACATCACGAACCAGCCATTTAAGCTCCCCGCCAATACGACACCAACATTCTTCATGAATTATGGTCCGTTGCCAGATACAATTCAACTCCTGTCTGTTTTGCCGCATATGCACCGCCTGGGCCGATCGGTGAGAGCGTTTGCCATTACACCCGATGGAGATGCACTCAATCTGATTAAAATTGATGACTGGGATTATAATTGGCAATTGACTTATTTTTTTCAGAAACCGCTCATTCTGCCGAAAGGCTCTACCATTATTGCCGAAGCCCATTACGACAACAGCGATCAAAATCCACTTAATCCGAATCATCCCGCCAAAACGATCGGCTACGGCTGGAACTCGACCGATGAAATGATGA
- a CDS encoding SusD/RagB family nutrient-binding outer membrane lipoprotein: MKFLTTYTQKGLLSIALLMAMSSCEVTDLDINTDPNKPLSAALNLLLAPAELGALNIGVVGINSSSTTYSPGNFRTVLDNASGFSGIMNSADSYGLDNNTYNGTWNTYYRNLQNVEQILRVTTDGKNPYYRGIALAMKAYAMGNMVDMFGDVPYSKAWQGNVDGSDRNVAFDKDSEIYEDLLKLCDQAVAEFGKAQAVAVSGDVIGGGSAATWIRLAKTIKLRLLMNSRKGRATGNAELKAAFDAGGYITTSAQDFYYQYSKQLSPQDDRHPWAISTYNAGNGFTYINHQMMGEMILNKDPRFGMYFFRQTDKVLDAGNPTDRGTIPYGGTYIPTRPAFLAEYKRVFYNDKQDPTADDIKFLAGIFGRDRGDNTGAPADGTLRTVPGAYPAGGLYGGREIPAKALTGSRDGAGGNGIWPLIMSWNVKFYQVEAILDGTGVTGDARALFETAMREQIASVVKFAQAADTKTPTPVAADVTAYVNAWLALYDAAPTNQGKLNTVAKQIWFCSWGQGQEIWNLMRRTGYPVQGPFKQFSTGIQSPILKPGRQYALRLPYPAQEGNLNSNAAKYVSDIIFDRDPVFWDKVKVKWEF; the protein is encoded by the coding sequence ATGAAATTTTTAACTACATATACGCAGAAAGGGTTGCTATCAATAGCCCTGCTGATGGCGATGAGCAGTTGCGAAGTAACCGATCTCGACATCAACACCGATCCGAACAAACCCTTATCGGCTGCCCTGAACCTGCTATTGGCGCCTGCCGAATTAGGGGCCCTGAATATTGGCGTTGTCGGCATTAATAGTAGCAGTACGACCTATTCTCCCGGTAATTTTCGGACCGTTTTGGACAATGCATCGGGCTTTTCAGGCATAATGAATAGCGCCGACAGCTATGGGCTTGATAACAACACCTACAACGGTACCTGGAACACGTACTACCGGAATTTACAGAACGTGGAGCAGATTCTGCGCGTCACTACCGACGGCAAGAATCCATATTATCGGGGTATTGCCCTTGCCATGAAAGCCTATGCGATGGGGAACATGGTCGATATGTTTGGCGATGTTCCTTATTCGAAAGCCTGGCAGGGCAATGTGGATGGATCTGACCGGAACGTAGCGTTTGATAAGGATTCAGAAATTTATGAGGACCTGTTAAAGCTTTGCGATCAGGCCGTAGCCGAATTTGGAAAAGCACAGGCCGTGGCTGTTTCGGGTGATGTTATTGGTGGCGGTAGTGCTGCAACGTGGATTCGGCTGGCGAAAACCATCAAACTTCGACTGTTGATGAACTCACGCAAAGGGCGCGCTACGGGTAATGCTGAACTCAAAGCAGCTTTTGATGCGGGCGGTTACATTACAACATCGGCGCAGGATTTTTACTACCAATATTCCAAGCAACTCTCGCCACAAGACGACCGTCATCCGTGGGCAATCAGCACCTATAATGCGGGGAACGGTTTCACCTACATTAACCATCAGATGATGGGCGAAATGATCCTGAATAAAGATCCGCGCTTTGGGATGTATTTCTTTCGTCAGACGGATAAAGTGCTGGATGCTGGTAACCCAACCGACCGGGGCACCATTCCTTATGGTGGCACCTATATACCAACACGTCCGGCCTTTCTGGCTGAGTACAAGCGTGTATTCTACAACGACAAGCAAGACCCAACGGCCGACGATATCAAGTTTCTGGCAGGCATTTTCGGCCGCGATCGGGGCGACAATACGGGCGCTCCAGCCGACGGTACACTTCGGACTGTTCCGGGAGCATACCCGGCGGGTGGTTTGTATGGCGGTCGCGAAATTCCGGCCAAAGCACTGACTGGTTCCCGAGATGGCGCAGGCGGAAACGGAATCTGGCCGCTTATCATGAGCTGGAATGTGAAATTCTATCAGGTAGAAGCCATTTTGGATGGAACGGGTGTGACGGGTGATGCGCGCGCACTTTTTGAGACGGCCATGCGCGAACAGATCGCTTCGGTGGTCAAATTCGCTCAGGCCGCCGATACCAAAACACCAACTCCGGTGGCCGCTGACGTTACTGCTTACGTCAATGCATGGCTGGCGCTCTATGATGCGGCTCCAACCAATCAGGGTAAATTGAACACGGTGGCCAAACAAATCTGGTTCTGTTCCTGGGGGCAGGGGCAGGAAATCTGGAATCTGATGCGTCGTACGGGCTATCCGGTTCAGGGGCCATTTAAACAGTTTTCGACCGGTATTCAGTCTCCAATCCTAAAACCGGGCCGCCAATATGCCTTGCGTTTGCCCTATCCGGCACAGGAAGGTAACCTGAACAGCAATGCTGCCAAGTATGTCTCAGATATAATTTTTGATCGGGACCCGGTCTTCTGGGATAAGGTTAAAGTAAAATGGGAATTCTAA
- a CDS encoding SusC/RagA family TonB-linked outer membrane protein, whose translation MRRILLAGILMVCSLWVPAWAQERTITGKVVASEDGTLMPGVSVVLKGTTRGANTDANGAYTIGVPEKGGKLIFSFVGSASQEIEIGNRSVIDVKLENDSKQLNEVVVTAVGIQREKKALAYAVTNVKGDLLQQRSEPDPLRALSGKVPGVNITAGGGAPGQATKINIRGNTSFTGNNQPLFVVDGIPFDNSSNAAGSDFNSNSVVSNRAYDIDPNNIETMTVLKGAAASALYGSRAANGVIVITTKAGSKSAKKGLEVTYNGSYSVEKISSIPDYQDTYTQGSNQQYNGGFIGNWGTVFPSEVDRINAQLGFTRYSKTIETGAPEGQIYNPLTSPYISYTYSRYLTAFPDLVGKTVPLQPYDIIGGFFRQGTVLENGVNVSSTGDKTTLNAGVSRMKNNGIIPNSSTQRTSLNFGGSAHLVNGLNVSGNVNYVNTTQESPQSGASYFTDYSSGSTGSIYDRLFYMPRNYDLNGYPFENPIDGSNVFFRALDNPLWTAKYNIYNSRVNRVFGNMALSYDVLPWLNLTARGGINTYHETRNNKIRPGGTVVPLGRVTRTELTNTETDLTFLATASHDFGERFSVRLLAGFNGNERYYTEAVETGDQVIDANVLTVSGTLSQNATEYSRKRRLYGVFGELGLSYNDFAFLTATVRNDHSSTLPAANNSYYYPAISGSFIFTQAFNMPKTILNFGKIRANYATVGKDADPYQVLTAYNIGRDYVNGTAYSLATLPSTLNNAQLKPEFTTETEVGAELQFFNNRINIDAAYFYRKSTDLIVSRRIPASTGFYNEVTNAGRIDNKGIEIALTIVPVRLANGFEWNSTAAFTRLRSNVVDAGPANEIFLGGSGLSSLGTMHRVGNPYGMIYGSVNARSESGKLLINPNTGLPFTLPQSQLLGNPAPNFTLGWTNTFSFKGFTLSALMDYREGGKLFSATAASLLLRGQLKSSEDREAMRVIPGVLGDPATYKAVLEDGKEVKNTIPMTAFAFHFSNGFGAYGADETNVYDATVIRLREVTLGYTFPKAFLKKYTKVFGSLRLSASGRNLWFYAPNMLKGLNFDPEVLSNYADSNIQGFDLGAAPSTRRYGFNITASF comes from the coding sequence ATGAGGAGAATTTTACTGGCGGGTATACTTATGGTATGCTCGCTCTGGGTTCCTGCGTGGGCCCAGGAGCGAACCATTACCGGCAAGGTTGTGGCATCGGAAGATGGAACCCTTATGCCTGGTGTATCAGTCGTACTAAAAGGGACGACTAGAGGAGCTAACACAGATGCCAACGGTGCTTACACGATTGGTGTCCCCGAAAAAGGCGGTAAACTAATTTTCAGTTTTGTCGGATCTGCCTCGCAGGAGATAGAAATCGGGAACCGCTCGGTAATAGACGTTAAACTCGAAAATGACTCCAAACAGCTTAATGAGGTCGTTGTAACTGCCGTTGGGATTCAACGCGAGAAAAAAGCCCTTGCCTATGCTGTGACGAACGTAAAGGGCGATCTGCTTCAGCAACGCTCGGAGCCTGATCCATTACGGGCACTCTCGGGGAAGGTGCCTGGGGTAAACATCACCGCGGGCGGTGGTGCGCCGGGGCAGGCCACAAAAATTAACATCCGGGGAAATACATCATTTACCGGTAACAACCAGCCGTTGTTTGTCGTAGATGGCATTCCATTTGACAACTCATCGAATGCGGCTGGTTCTGATTTCAACAGCAATAGTGTCGTCTCGAACCGTGCCTACGACATTGACCCCAACAACATCGAAACCATGACCGTTCTAAAAGGAGCGGCAGCGTCGGCACTTTATGGTTCACGGGCAGCTAATGGAGTCATCGTCATAACCACCAAAGCAGGTAGTAAATCGGCCAAAAAGGGCCTTGAAGTAACCTATAACGGCTCATATTCGGTCGAAAAAATATCGTCGATTCCAGACTACCAGGACACCTATACGCAGGGCTCAAACCAGCAGTATAACGGTGGCTTTATTGGTAACTGGGGAACGGTATTTCCGTCGGAAGTTGATCGGATCAATGCGCAGTTGGGCTTTACGCGGTATTCGAAAACGATTGAGACGGGGGCACCGGAAGGGCAGATTTATAATCCGCTCACATCACCTTACATTTCATATACTTACAGTCGGTATTTAACCGCATTTCCAGATCTGGTCGGAAAAACCGTTCCGCTGCAACCTTATGACATTATTGGCGGATTTTTTCGGCAGGGAACTGTTCTTGAGAATGGCGTAAACGTTAGCTCCACAGGCGATAAAACGACTCTCAATGCGGGCGTATCGCGAATGAAAAACAATGGAATCATTCCGAACTCAAGCACGCAGCGTACGTCACTTAACTTTGGCGGATCGGCCCATCTGGTAAATGGCCTGAACGTGTCGGGGAATGTGAACTACGTCAATACAACCCAGGAGAGCCCACAATCGGGAGCCTCTTACTTTACCGATTATAGCTCGGGGTCAACGGGTTCTATTTATGACCGGCTGTTTTATATGCCCCGGAACTATGACCTTAATGGCTATCCGTTCGAGAACCCGATCGATGGGTCAAATGTGTTCTTCCGCGCACTCGATAACCCACTCTGGACTGCCAAATACAACATTTACAACTCACGGGTAAACCGGGTTTTTGGCAATATGGCCCTGAGCTATGATGTGCTTCCCTGGTTAAATCTGACGGCAAGGGGAGGCATCAATACCTATCACGAAACCCGGAACAATAAAATACGTCCGGGCGGAACGGTTGTTCCGCTAGGTCGCGTAACGCGCACGGAACTGACCAATACCGAAACAGATCTAACCTTTCTGGCAACGGCATCGCACGATTTCGGCGAGCGCTTTTCGGTTCGATTGTTAGCCGGTTTCAATGGCAATGAGCGGTACTATACGGAAGCCGTTGAAACGGGTGACCAGGTGATCGATGCCAACGTATTGACGGTATCAGGGACCCTGAGTCAGAACGCAACCGAGTATAGCCGTAAACGCCGGTTATATGGTGTGTTCGGCGAACTTGGCCTGTCTTATAACGACTTCGCATTCTTAACCGCTACGGTTCGTAACGACCATTCATCGACTTTGCCGGCGGCCAATAACAGCTATTATTATCCGGCTATTTCGGGGTCGTTCATTTTTACGCAGGCTTTCAACATGCCGAAGACGATTCTGAACTTCGGGAAAATCAGAGCCAACTATGCCACAGTTGGTAAAGATGCCGATCCTTATCAGGTATTGACAGCTTATAATATTGGCCGCGACTACGTAAATGGTACTGCCTATTCGTTGGCGACTTTGCCATCTACACTGAACAATGCGCAACTCAAGCCGGAGTTTACGACTGAAACCGAGGTCGGGGCGGAGTTACAGTTTTTCAATAATCGAATCAATATCGATGCAGCTTACTTCTACCGCAAATCGACGGACCTGATTGTATCCCGTCGGATTCCGGCTTCAACGGGTTTCTACAATGAGGTGACGAACGCGGGGCGAATCGACAACAAGGGTATTGAAATCGCTCTAACGATTGTGCCGGTTCGATTGGCCAATGGATTCGAGTGGAATTCAACAGCGGCTTTCACGCGGTTGCGTTCGAATGTGGTTGATGCGGGTCCGGCCAACGAGATCTTTCTGGGTGGTTCCGGTCTGTCGTCGCTCGGGACGATGCACCGGGTGGGTAATCCGTATGGTATGATTTATGGCTCGGTGAATGCACGTAGCGAATCCGGGAAGCTGCTCATCAACCCAAACACCGGTTTGCCCTTTACGTTGCCGCAGTCGCAATTGTTAGGAAACCCAGCGCCTAATTTCACGTTAGGCTGGACCAACACCTTCTCCTTCAAAGGGTTTACGCTATCGGCACTGATGGACTACCGCGAAGGAGGAAAACTCTTCTCGGCTACGGCGGCTTCGCTGTTGCTGCGCGGTCAGTTGAAATCGTCAGAAGATCGGGAAGCTATGCGGGTGATTCCGGGTGTGTTAGGCGATCCGGCTACGTATAAAGCCGTTCTGGAAGATGGCAAGGAAGTGAAAAACACGATTCCGATGACGGCCTTCGCGTTTCACTTTTCGAATGGATTTGGAGCCTACGGAGCCGACGAAACAAATGTGTATGATGCAACGGTAATCCGGTTGCGCGAAGTAACGCTGGGCTATACGTTCCCGAAGGCATTCCTGAAAAAATACACAAAAGTATTTGGTAGCCTGCGTCTGTCGGCTTCGGGCCGCAATCTGTGGTTCTATGCGCCGAATATGCTTAAAGGACTCAATTTCGATCCTGAAGTACTATCGAACTATGCCGATTCCAACATTCAGGGTTTCGACCTCGGTGCGGCTCCTTCGACCCGGCGTTACGGCTTCAATATCACGGCTTCGTTCTGA
- a CDS encoding patatin-like phospholipase family protein encodes MKIGLGLSGGGARGIAHLGVIKALMEMGIGFDQIAGTSAGAITGAMLAHGYTPDESLKIIESSSFMRRLRPTWNRMGLLRLDPIVDLYRKHIPHDSFEGLQIPLHVVAVDLNGGEQVVFEAGELIRPVLASCCLPGIFEPLQINKKQFVDGGVLNNLPVDVIEHKVDFLIGSHCNVLGPRKPITSMRGVIERSLVLAVQSKTKDRFAKCNILIEPPQLAQYATTDISKARELFRIGYQYTRSMSDQIEKSLKAPPVETS; translated from the coding sequence ATGAAAATTGGTTTGGGATTGTCGGGTGGCGGAGCACGTGGTATAGCCCATCTGGGGGTGATTAAAGCGTTGATGGAAATGGGCATTGGCTTCGATCAGATTGCCGGGACCAGTGCAGGTGCGATTACGGGGGCCATGCTTGCTCATGGATATACACCCGATGAGAGCCTGAAGATTATTGAATCATCGTCGTTTATGCGCCGGCTGCGCCCTACCTGGAATCGAATGGGGTTGTTACGGCTCGATCCAATTGTTGATCTGTATAGAAAGCATATTCCGCACGATTCATTTGAAGGGCTACAAATTCCACTGCATGTTGTGGCCGTCGATCTGAACGGTGGTGAACAGGTTGTCTTTGAAGCCGGTGAGCTAATCCGCCCGGTGCTGGCGTCCTGTTGTTTGCCCGGAATTTTCGAGCCGTTGCAGATCAATAAAAAGCAGTTTGTTGATGGTGGTGTTCTGAATAATCTGCCGGTCGATGTGATCGAGCATAAAGTTGATTTTCTGATTGGATCGCACTGTAATGTATTAGGGCCACGAAAGCCCATTACGTCTATGCGGGGTGTTATTGAGCGGAGTTTAGTGCTGGCTGTACAAAGTAAAACCAAAGATCGATTTGCGAAATGCAACATCCTGATTGAGCCGCCCCAGTTAGCGCAATATGCGACAACAGATATCAGTAAAGCGCGTGAACTATTTCGAATAGGGTATCAGTATACGCGGTCAATGTCGGATCAAATCGAGAAAAGCCTTAAGGCACCCCCTGTTGAGACATCGTAG
- a CDS encoding MBL fold metallo-hydrolase — MTLQTLDTGLFKLDGGAMFGVVPKPLWQKLNPADEQNRCTWAMRCLLYEQGSQLLLVDTGIGDKQDAKFFGHYDLHGDASLIKSIHQAGYSETDITDVLLTHLHFDHVGGAVKRTDGQLSPVFSNATYWTHPSHWNWAVHPNPREKASFLSENILPVQESGQLKFLADNPFPYADISLLYVDGHTEKMALPIVKWKGRTVAYMADLIPSSGHVPLPYVMSYDVRPLLTMDEKARVLQQAAAENWILVFEHDPVTEAATVEMTEKGVRIKEKGRLAELV, encoded by the coding sequence ATGACTCTTCAAACCCTCGATACTGGTCTTTTTAAACTCGATGGCGGAGCCATGTTTGGCGTAGTTCCCAAACCGCTCTGGCAGAAACTAAACCCCGCCGATGAACAAAATCGCTGCACCTGGGCCATGCGATGCCTACTCTACGAACAGGGTAGTCAGCTCTTGCTGGTCGATACGGGTATCGGCGACAAACAGGATGCTAAATTCTTCGGTCATTATGACCTTCATGGAGATGCCAGCCTGATCAAATCCATTCATCAGGCTGGGTATTCGGAAACAGATATAACCGATGTGCTGCTTACTCATCTGCATTTCGATCATGTTGGTGGCGCTGTTAAGCGAACAGATGGGCAGCTCAGTCCTGTTTTTTCAAATGCGACTTACTGGACGCACCCCTCTCACTGGAATTGGGCTGTTCATCCGAATCCTCGCGAAAAGGCGTCGTTCCTGAGCGAGAATATTCTACCCGTACAGGAAAGTGGACAACTGAAATTTTTGGCTGATAATCCGTTTCCATATGCCGATATTTCGCTGTTGTATGTCGATGGGCATACCGAAAAAATGGCGTTGCCGATCGTAAAATGGAAGGGTCGCACAGTGGCTTATATGGCCGATCTGATTCCGTCCTCAGGACATGTACCGTTACCCTACGTCATGAGCTACGATGTGCGCCCATTACTGACGATGGACGAGAAAGCTCGTGTGTTGCAACAGGCTGCGGCTGAAAACTGGATTCTGGTTTTTGAGCACGATCCCGTAACTGAAGCCGCTACGGTTGAGATGACCGAAAAGGGCGTCCGTATCAAGGAGAAGGGCAGGTTAGCCGAATTGGTATAG
- a CDS encoding DUF4267 domain-containing protein, producing MQTEKLPLWAKIAGYFFGIALLFIGIRFLVLPETAERGFGLIYNQPTYAFHFIKGIRDFFTGLLLTSFTIANWRKPLALAVLIGSLIPVVDMLVVLNAPDAVPGTEWIHGSTAIASWIFSYFLFRKS from the coding sequence ATGCAAACAGAAAAACTGCCTTTATGGGCTAAAATCGCAGGCTATTTTTTCGGAATCGCTTTACTTTTTATTGGCATTCGGTTTCTGGTACTTCCTGAAACTGCCGAACGGGGCTTTGGCCTGATTTACAACCAACCGACTTATGCCTTTCATTTTATTAAAGGCATTCGTGACTTTTTTACAGGATTGCTCTTAACCAGTTTTACGATTGCCAACTGGCGAAAACCATTAGCTCTGGCTGTGCTGATTGGATCGTTAATTCCCGTGGTTGACATGCTCGTTGTGCTGAATGCCCCAGATGCTGTTCCCGGAACAGAATGGATTCATGGCTCAACAGCGATAGCGTCGTGGATATTTAGCTACTTTCTGTTTCGGAAAAGCTAA
- a CDS encoding Crp/Fnr family transcriptional regulator, whose protein sequence is MAVTSGYMTADKTVLMNAIRHFVPVTDSDEAVIDQLFEPYRLEPNDFFLKAGEVCRYVGFVTTGLLRYYLLDDGDEHTYDFSSEQTFTCNYESFLPQTPSTRYIQAVEPTTLLRISYDNLQELYKRLQHGQQFGRLVSEQLFVVMLQKLTAFYRETADERYDSFIRLFPDLIDRLPQYIVASYIGVKPQSLSRIRAQRAGKHY, encoded by the coding sequence ATGGCCGTAACTTCTGGTTATATGACCGCCGATAAGACAGTATTAATGAATGCTATTCGCCACTTCGTTCCGGTTACGGACAGCGACGAAGCGGTTATTGATCAGTTGTTTGAACCCTATCGTCTGGAACCGAATGATTTCTTTTTGAAGGCTGGTGAAGTTTGCCGGTATGTTGGTTTTGTCACGACAGGTTTACTGAGATATTACCTGCTCGATGATGGTGATGAGCATACCTACGATTTTTCGTCCGAACAGACGTTTACCTGCAATTACGAAAGCTTTCTGCCGCAAACACCTTCGACACGCTACATTCAGGCAGTTGAACCCACCACCCTGCTTCGTATCAGTTACGATAATCTTCAGGAACTCTACAAAAGACTACAGCATGGTCAGCAATTCGGGCGATTGGTATCCGAACAATTATTTGTAGTCATGCTTCAGAAACTGACAGCCTTTTACCGCGAAACAGCCGATGAGCGATACGATAGTTTTATTCGCCTTTTTCCGGATTTAATCGACCGGCTACCTCAATACATAGTGGCCTCTTACATTGGTGTGAAACCACAATCGCTGAGCCGAATCCGGGCGCAACGGGCCGGTAAGCACTATTGA
- a CDS encoding DUF1348 family protein has protein sequence MTRSYGHELGAFAENGWMQKQFARISDLPITERDRKLIQKQQILHCLLYYYGRATSLTTLSNWKVVDQGNYNRSPSGNSPANP, from the coding sequence ATAACCAGAAGTTACGGCCATGAGTTAGGGGCGTTTGCCGAAAATGGGTGGATGCAAAAGCAGTTTGCTCGCATCAGCGATCTGCCAATCACAGAGCGTGATCGAAAATTAATCCAGAAACAGCAGATTTTGCACTGCCTTCTCTATTACTACGGTCGAGCTACATCCTTAACCACTCTCTCAAACTGGAAGGTCGTCGATCAAGGCAACTATAATAGATCGCCATCAGGCAATTCACCAGCAAACCCGTAG
- a CDS encoding nuclear transport factor 2 family protein, producing MSTLEEIQLVEQRLREAMLGSNIEELDALLSDELLVTGPDGKLVGKADDLAAHRTGIVRIESMVPQETIIKILPETAVVFALMAMQGFIQDQAFAGLYRYTRVWSRQTGNWQIVAAHISPAT from the coding sequence ATGAGTACATTAGAAGAGATTCAACTCGTTGAACAAAGGCTACGTGAAGCGATGCTTGGCAGCAACATCGAAGAGCTTGACGCTCTTTTATCGGATGAGCTTCTGGTGACTGGCCCAGACGGTAAACTGGTTGGCAAGGCCGATGATCTGGCGGCTCACCGTACCGGTATAGTTCGTATAGAATCAATGGTACCTCAGGAGACAATTATTAAAATCCTTCCGGAAACGGCTGTTGTCTTTGCGCTAATGGCCATGCAGGGCTTCATACAGGATCAGGCTTTCGCGGGACTTTACCGCTATACGCGCGTTTGGAGCAGGCAGACTGGTAACTGGCAGATTGTTGCTGCTCATATTAGCCCTGCCACCTAA
- a CDS encoding RNA polymerase sigma factor, with protein MILAKQDRFLSVIETNKGIIYKVANAYCKDGENRKDLVQEIIVQLWQTFDQYNEQFKHSTWIYRVALNVAISFYRKDTRRQTIALPMSDDSLLTLNEAEPDETEANINLLQRFLAELNELDRALMLLYLEERSHQQIAEILGLSSSNVATKISRIKEQLKRKFSTIKA; from the coding sequence ATGATCTTGGCTAAACAGGACCGGTTTCTTTCGGTCATAGAAACCAACAAAGGCATTATTTACAAGGTTGCCAACGCCTATTGCAAGGATGGAGAGAATCGAAAAGACCTGGTACAGGAAATCATTGTGCAGTTATGGCAGACTTTTGATCAGTATAACGAACAGTTTAAGCACTCAACCTGGATTTATCGGGTAGCGCTGAATGTAGCCATATCCTTTTATCGAAAGGATACCCGCCGGCAGACGATTGCACTACCCATGTCAGATGATAGCTTGCTAACGCTCAACGAAGCCGAGCCGGATGAAACTGAAGCCAATATCAACTTATTACAGCGATTTTTGGCCGAACTCAACGAGTTGGATAGGGCACTGATGCTCCTCTATCTGGAAGAAAGGAGTCATCAGCAGATCGCCGAAATTCTGGGGCTTTCTTCATCGAATGTAGCCACAAAAATCAGCCGGATTAAAGAACAACTAAAGCGCAAATTTTCAACCATAAAAGCATAG
- a CDS encoding YdeI/OmpD-associated family protein — MNPEVDFYFSKAQTWQNELEQLRLIVLDCGLTEVLKWGSPCYTFQRSNIVLIHVFKEYCALLFFKGALLQNADGILIQQTENVQGGRQIRFTNVREIIQLKPLLKAYIYEAIEVEKAGLTVKFKKSTEFAIAEEFQHRLAEIPALKTAFDALTPGRQRAYLLYFAQAKQSRTRESRVEKCMPQILNGKGLNEE; from the coding sequence ATGAATCCTGAGGTTGATTTTTATTTTAGTAAAGCCCAAACGTGGCAGAACGAACTGGAGCAATTGAGACTGATTGTTCTTGACTGTGGGCTAACCGAAGTATTGAAGTGGGGATCGCCTTGTTACACATTCCAGAGAAGTAACATCGTTTTAATCCATGTGTTTAAAGAATACTGTGCACTTCTGTTTTTCAAGGGAGCCTTGTTACAGAATGCCGATGGCATTTTGATCCAGCAAACAGAGAATGTGCAGGGGGGACGCCAGATTCGATTCACCAATGTTCGGGAAATAATTCAGCTGAAACCTCTCTTGAAAGCCTATATTTATGAAGCCATTGAAGTGGAAAAAGCGGGTTTGACAGTGAAATTTAAAAAAAGTACTGAATTCGCAATTGCCGAAGAATTCCAACATAGATTGGCTGAAATCCCTGCCTTAAAAACGGCTTTTGATGCATTGACGCCAGGGCGTCAACGAGCTTACCTGCTTTATTTTGCCCAGGCAAAACAATCCAGAACCCGAGAGTCAAGAGTTGAAAAATGCATGCCGCAAATTCTCAATGGAAAAGGCTTGAATGAGGAGTAA